Proteins co-encoded in one Tautonia rosea genomic window:
- a CDS encoding putative sugar nucleotidyl transferase encodes MRLCFVEDLAVAGLEPLTLTRPVYDLRLGAVTLGDRIARAFGIGPGPARRSAIVRSVLEPIARERDPHTVLNDADWLAQGPVVVANGRWVPPKDFEPSTTAAPWLGLCNGRPACAVVGPERAVALTSHRIDEWFDDLLAKVDGEEIGGHWIDRPWDLVALNEQAIREDFEAIGGDSVTNRHLQSMALVGRSDQLRIHESARIDPYTVFDTTNGPIIVGKGVWVQPFTRIEGPCVIGAGTQLFRANVRGAVTIGPVCRIGGEVEASIIQGYSNKYHEGFLGHSYVGEWVNLGAITSNSDLRNDYGEVEVPLQGDPVPTGQAKVGCFIGDHTRTGLGSMLNTGTSIGVMCNVLPAGWLLPKHVPSFSSVLWGKVAKGFELEQMFETARIVKGRRGLEFTETEEVFYRSLYDQTRLERQRAFQKAQGHRTEPIRSTAIAAR; translated from the coding sequence ATGCGTCTCTGCTTCGTCGAAGACCTAGCCGTGGCCGGCCTGGAGCCGTTGACGCTGACCCGGCCGGTGTATGACCTGCGTTTGGGAGCGGTGACGCTGGGGGATCGGATTGCTCGGGCCTTCGGAATCGGTCCGGGACCGGCGCGGAGGTCGGCGATCGTGCGATCGGTGCTGGAGCCGATTGCACGGGAGCGCGATCCTCATACCGTGCTCAATGACGCCGACTGGCTCGCCCAGGGGCCGGTGGTGGTGGCCAATGGCCGCTGGGTGCCGCCGAAGGATTTTGAGCCCTCGACGACGGCGGCCCCCTGGCTGGGCCTGTGCAACGGTCGGCCCGCCTGTGCGGTGGTGGGGCCGGAGCGGGCTGTTGCGTTGACGAGCCATCGGATCGACGAATGGTTTGACGACCTGCTGGCGAAGGTCGATGGCGAGGAGATCGGCGGCCATTGGATCGATCGGCCCTGGGATCTGGTGGCGCTGAACGAGCAGGCGATTCGGGAGGATTTCGAGGCGATCGGCGGCGATTCGGTGACGAACCGCCACTTGCAGTCGATGGCCCTGGTCGGTCGTTCGGATCAGTTGCGAATTCACGAGTCGGCGCGGATTGATCCATACACGGTCTTCGACACGACGAACGGGCCGATCATCGTGGGGAAGGGCGTCTGGGTGCAGCCGTTCACGAGGATCGAGGGGCCGTGCGTCATCGGCGCGGGGACGCAGTTGTTCCGGGCGAATGTGCGAGGGGCGGTGACGATCGGGCCCGTCTGCCGGATTGGCGGCGAGGTGGAAGCGTCGATCATCCAGGGATACTCGAACAAGTATCACGAGGGGTTCCTGGGGCACTCGTACGTGGGCGAGTGGGTCAATCTGGGGGCGATCACCTCGAACAGCGACCTGCGAAACGATTACGGCGAAGTTGAGGTGCCCTTGCAAGGCGATCCGGTGCCGACTGGCCAGGCGAAGGTTGGTTGCTTCATCGGCGACCACACGCGGACGGGGCTAGGCAGCATGCTCAACACGGGGACCTCAATCGGCGTGATGTGCAACGTCTTGCCGGCCGGCTGGCTCTTGCCAAAACATGTGCCGAGCTTTTCGAGCGTGCTCTGGGGCAAGGTGGCGAAGGGTTTCGAACTGGAGCAGATGTTCGAGACGGCCCGGATCGTCAAGGGACGGCGCGGCCTCGAATTCACGGAGACCGAGGAGGTCTTCTACCGATCGCTCTACGACCAAACGCGACTGGAACGGCAACGCGCGTTTCAGAAGGCTCAGGGGCATCGGACCGAGCCGATCCGCTCAACGGCGATCGCAGCGCGGTGA